Sequence from the Elusimicrobiota bacterium genome:
AAGCCGACGGATGCCGTGAAGATCGCCCAGGACGCGGTCGACAGCCTCCAGCCGTGGGCCCAGAAGAAGCGCATCGGGCTGACCTTGTCCGCGCCGGACGGCCTGCCGCTCGTCCAGTCCGACGCGCCGCGCACGGTCCAGGTCATCGTCAATCTGCTCTCCAACGCGATCAAGTTCACGCCGGCCGGCGGCAGCATCAAGGTCGCGTTGGCGAAGCGCGCCGAGGGCAACCAGGGCTTCGTCGAGTACTCGGTCAAGGACACCGGCCCCGGGATCGCCAAAGCCGAGCAGGCGAAGGTCTTCGAGAAGTTCGTCCAGATCGCCTCCGGCGAGACCCACGTCGGCGGCACGGGCCTGGGGTTGTCCATCGCGAAGGCGCTCGTCCACCTGCAGAAGGGCAAGATGTGGATCGAGAGCGAGGCCGGCCAGGGCGCCGATTTCCTGTTCACCTTGCCCGTCCACGTCGCGGAGTCGGTCGAGGCGTCCTACGTTCGCACGAAGGCCCCGCCGCCGGCGCGCCTGTCGTGGTGGAAGAAGCTCCTCGGCCTCAAGTGAAGTCCCCGGCCCGCGCGAAGGCGTAGCCCGCCGCGTCCGCCGCCCCCGCCGCGCGCAGCGCCGCCGCGCACTCCTCGAGGGTGGTGCCGGTCGCGGCCACGTCGTCGATGACGAGCACGCGCCTGCCGGCGACGAGCGGGGCGGCTCCGTCGCGGAGCGCGTAGGCGCCGGCCAGCTCGGCGCGCCGCTCGGTCTTCCTCAGCCTCCATGACGGCGGGGCCGCGCGGGCGCGCTCCAGCGCGTCGAGGAGCGGCCAGCCCGTCGCGGCGGCGAGCTCCCGCGCGAGCAGTTCGGCCTGGTTGTAGCCGCGCTCCCGCTCGCGCCCGGGATGGATGGGAACCGCGAGGAGCGCGTCGAAGCCCGAGAGCTCCGGGTGCAAGGTCAGCGCGGCGGCCATGAGACGGCCCGCCGCCTTCGCCGCCGGACGGGAGCCCCGGAACTTGAAGGCGTGCACGAGCGAGGCCGCCGGTCCGCGGTGCGCGGCCGCGGCCCGGATCAGCCGGCAGGCGAAGCGGCGTCCCGCGCAGTCCGGGCAGAAGGGCGAGGGGCCGCCGCGGCGCCCGGCGCAGCGGACGCAGGCCGGCTCCGGAGGCGGCGGCAGCGCGCCGGCGCAGGCCCGGCACAGCGGCCCGTCGGAGCGGCGCAGGTCCTCGCGGCAATGCGCGCAGGCCCGGGGGAGGAGGATGTCGAGCGCGAGCTCCCAGCAAAGTCCCATCCTTTCATACGATCGAGGCCCCCTAAAAGTTCCATGGCGGAAGGCGTCCCGACCCCCCTTGACCCCGGAAATTCGCGGGGTTACACTTCGTCCTGGGCGGAGGGGATATCATGATCATGAAACGCTTGGCGCTGGCGGCGGCGATCCTCACGGCGGCGGCCGGGACGGCGAGGGCCTGCCTTCCGGGCTGGGACTGCTGCAAGTGGAACGACGAGAAGCACCAGACGCCGAAATACGTCGTCGGGCGCATCCTCTACGCCTTCCCCCATACGCCCGCGGGCCTGAAGCAAGCGCTTCCCGTCATCAACGCGGTGTATCCGGGCACCGAGATCCTCCCCGGGAAAGGGGACAAGGTCCGTATCCCCTGCGTCGGCGTCGTCGACCTCGTCGTCGCCGCCGGCGAGGGCGGGAAAGGCTGGTGGTGGGGCGCCGACGATAAGCGCAACGAGTGCGGCAAATGCAGCCCCAACCGCTGCGACCAGGTGTCGAAGTCGACGAAATGCGGAGGCTCCGAAGGGCCCGGGGCCGGCGCCGCGGCCGGCACCGGAGCCGGCGTCGGCCAGGCCGGCTCGGGCTACGGCGGCGCCGCGACCAACTGCTCGGGGGTGAAGGTCCCCAACCGGCTCGCGCTCCTGGAGCGGGTCGCGCGGGAGAATCCCGACGAGTGGAGCGGCAAGCTCAATCCGAAGGAAGACGAATGCCGGGCCGACTCCCGCTACCTGGACCTGGCGGTCGACGCCCTGCGCCGTGAGGACCGGCGCTGGGGCTACAACTGCAAGCGCGGCGACTGCAATAACCCCTCGCACGACGTCGTCGCCTACTATTTCGGGCAGGGCGAGCCGTACGAAGGGGCGCCCCAGGTGATGCTCGTCGACATGATCGCGTCGTCGTGCGCCCATGACGCCCGTCCCGGGTGGCTGCCGCTCGAGTTCGCCTCCGGCGCGGGCTGGACGAGCACGGGCCGGTTCAAGGGCGGCCCCCGCCAGAACGTCGTCGTCGACTGCCCGAAGAACAGCCCGACGCCGACGACGTCGGTCGCTCCGCTCGGCGGCTCCGGGGGCTCGGCGGCGCCGGCTTCGGGATCGAACGCGCGGCCGGCTGCGAGGAGCGACGAGCCTCACGGGCTCATCGGCAATCGCGGCGGCAAAGCCCCTCTCGTCGAGGGCCCGGACGAGGCCATGGAGGCGCCGCCCGCGCCCGAACCCCCCCAGGAAGAGGAAGAACAGCCGCAGGAATAAGGGACGACGTGACCTACGCCCTTCTCCTGCTCCTCGCGTGGCCCTTCGCCGCGCGCGCCGCGGCGCCGCCCGATCCCTCCGCGCTGGAGTCCTACGGCTTCGACCCGTCCGTGCCGCTGCCGCGGGTGAAGACCATCCCGCCCTGGCTCCTCAAGGCCTGGGCGGACACCGACGAGATGCCGTACGAGGCGTACTCGCCGACCGCGCCGGAGGCCGCGGTGCTGGCCTCCGCCTTCGACGGCCTGCCCCCGCCGATGAAGAAGGTCCTGTCCGAACGCGTGATCGCGGTCTACCTCGTCAAGAACCTCAAGGGCAACGGCATCACCAATTGGGTCCTGGATCCGTCGAGCCGGACCTACGTCTACATGATCCTCAATCCGGCCGGGTTCCGTCAGACCTTGTCCGAGCTGATGACCGAGCGCGACCTCACGTTGTTCCGGGGCAAGGCCGATCTGAGCGTGGAGGCGGGAGACGGGCCGGGCATCCTGTACAGCGTGGCTCATGAGTCCGCTCATGCCTTCGACTACGTGAGATACGTCACCCCTTTTACCGAGCCGGGCTTGCATCGCGTCCTAAATCCCGGGTTCAAGGGAAAGAAGCCCTGGGACGCGTGGTCGGACTATGCCGAGCCGAAGCCCGCGGCGGACTACCCGTTGCGCGCGAAGCTGCATTTCTACGGCTTCGGCGATCCCGAGCTCGCGCCGGCGCAGGCGGCCGAGCTGTGCTCGCAGTGGGCGCGGACTCCTTTCGCCTCGTTCTACGGCAGCCGCTCGTGGGCCGAGGACCTGGCCGAGCTGTTCGTCCTGCGGCATCTGACGGAGGACCTCCGCCGGCCCTTGCGGCGGACCTGCGCGGGCCGGACGTATTCGCCGTGGGAGAACCCCAAGGTGCGCGCCCGCGCCGAGCGCCTACTCGCGCCGCTGTACCGCTGACCCCAAAAAAGTAAAGTCAAGGACATGAATCGGCGCTGGGTCATCCCCCTCGGCATGGTCCTGGCCTTCGGCTGGCATCTGGCGCTGCGCCGGCACGGCGTCGGCCTGCCGCTGCTCTCCGACGAGGGCGAGTACGCCTACGCGGCCCGCGTCTGGTCCGAGGGCGGGCTTCCCTACCGCGACGTCTTCAACCAGAAGCCGCCGATGACCATCGCCGTCTACCGGGCGACCGCGGCGCTCTCCGATTCTCCGGCGGCGCCCCGGTTCGCCGCGATGGCGGCGGTGCTCCTGACGGGGCTCGCCCTGCTGCTGCTCGCGCCGAAGCGCTGGAGCCCCGCCGCGCGGCTTGCGGCGCCGGCCGCGTATTTCGTGCTGAGCACCATGCCCGTCGGCGATTTCGGCTTTCCCGCCAACACCGAGGTGTTCGCGGCGGCCTTCGCGGCCTGGGCCGTCTGGGCCGCGAGCCGCGCGGACCGGCGCTTCGCCGCGCTGGGCGGGGTGCTGGCGGGCGCGGCGCTGATGACGAAGCAGACCGCGCTGTGGCCGGTCCTGGCCGCGGGGATCCTCGCCGCGTGGCGGGGGGAGCGGCGCTGGGACCCGAAGGCGGCGGCCGCGTTCGCCCTCGGCGCGGCCGCGATCCCGGCGTTCTGGCTCGGCTATTTCGCGGCGCGCGGCGGCCTGGAGCCCTTCTGGGACTGCGTCGTCGCCGGCAACATGCGCTACGCCGCGCAGGCCGATTGGGCCGCGGCGGCGGAGCAGGCCCGGTTCTTCGCCGTCGACCTGGGCCCGGCGTTCCTGAAGGGGAGCTGGCCGGCGTGGGCGCTCGCGGCTTTCGGGCTGAGGGGGCTCGAGGTCCGGTGGGAGAACCGCGGCGAGCTGGCCGCGGCGCTGTGGCTGGCCGGGGGGTTGCTCGCCGCCGCCACGGGGCTTCTCCTGTTCCCGCATTACTTCCTGCAGGCGGCGCCGCCGCTATGCCTCGCCGCGGCGTACGGCGTCGAGCGCCTGCGCGGGGAGAAGACGCGCTGGGCGGCGGTGGCCGCGCTGGCGCTGGTCCCCGCCGCGGCCGGCGGGGATTTCTACTTCGCCAAGGGCCGCGAGGCCGTCGCCAAGGATCTGCTGTACCCGAGCCCCCTGCTCGAGACCGAGGCCCTCGGCGCTTGGCTGCGCGAGCGCACGGCCCCCGGCGATCCCATCTGGGTGTTCGGCTCCGAGCCCGCGCTGTACGTCTACGCCGGGCGCCGCGCCGCGACGCGGCACGACTTCGTCTACCCCTTGACCATGTTCCCCAAGAGCCCGGAGCCGCTCGAGGCCGAGCTCGCCGCCCTGCGGGCGGCGAAGCCGGCCTTCGTCGTCTACGTCAATCAGCCGATCTCGACCTTGATCGGCTCTCGCCTCGGCCTGGCGTTCCGCGACGCGATCCGCGAGTGGCTCGCGGCCGACTACCGCCTCGAGGGCTACGTCCCCGTACCCCGCGAGCCGAAGCCGTTCTCGTTCGTCGGCGCGCGGGCCCCGGACTGGAGCGCCCAGAACCGCCTCTACGTGTTCAGGCGCCGCTAGCCGCCGTACAGGCCGCGGATGACGCGCCCCGCGGCGAAGGCCAGCCCCGCCGCGGCGCCGCCGACGCCCAGGGTCTCGAGCCCCGAGCGGAGCAGGGGCGCGCGCAGCACGAGGCCTTTCATCAGCCCGATCGCGAGGAACGCGACGGCCGTGATCGCGGCGCTGGCGGCGAGCTCCGCGTCCGCGGGGAAGGCGGGAAGAAGGAACGGCAGGAGCGGCATCGAGCCGGCGGCCGCGAACGCGCCGAACGTCGCGAGGCCGGCGAGCAGTGGGCGGCGCTCCTCGGTCTGAAGGCCGCGCTCCTCCGTCAGCATCGTCTCGACCCACAGCGCCTCGTCCCGGGTGATCACGGCGACGATCTTCTCGAGGACGGCTCCGTTGAAGCCTTTCCGCCGGAAGATCTGACGGATCTCCTCCCGCTCTCCCCGCGGGATCCGGGCGATGTGGGACTCCTCCTCGCGCCGGGCCTTGAGCAGCTCCTCGCGCCGGCTCTTCACGCTCAGGTAGTTGCCGGCGGCCATGCTGAACCCGTCGGCGAGGAGGTTGGCGCAGCCGAGCACGACGATCGCCGCGTCGGGCAGACCGCCGCCCGCCGCGCCCGCGACGACGGCGAAGGTGGTGACGCAGCCGTCGACGCCGCCGAGCACCGCGTCGCCGAGATGGCTGTGGCGGCGCCGTTCGCCGAGGCGGCGCCGGATCGCCGAGGGCCGGTGCAGCTCCTTAAGGTCGCGCGACTCCGCGGGCTCGTTCATGGTTCGCCTCGGGGAAAGCTGACCATGGAACGGCCCGCGAGGCACAGTGCGCGGCTGTAACGAACCTGTGCCGGTCTAGAAGGCGGAGCGCCACCACTCGTAGTGGTCCTTCTCGAGCTCCTTGGGGGAAGGCATCGGGAAGAACACGAGCTCGCTGGCGCCGGCGAACCAGAAGCCGTGGCGGATCAGCCGCCACGACGCCGCGGTCAAGGTCGAGTTGAGGCTGACCGTCTTCGTCTTTTTGTCCGAGTTCTCCTTGAGCTCGAGCAGGTAGTCGTGGAGGCGGTTCGGGTAGGTGTCCGGGATCGGGCAGGTCAGCATGTCCCGGTTCTGGTTCATGTGGAGGAAGGTCTCCACGTCGAACTCGTACTGCGTGAACAGGATCTTCGGCGCGCCCTTCGACCGCGTCTCGGAGGTGATGTACTTGGCGAACGCGCGCTGGTCGAGCGTCGAGGCGACCATGTTGCTGAGCGGGCAGATCTCCTGATACACCCGCACGAGGCCGGGCTCGTTGACCGCGGTGTAGGGCTTCGCCTTCAGCTCGAGGGCCTTGCCGTCGGTCGTGACGAGATACAGGCTCTTCAGCGCCTTCAGGTCGATGTGCTCGAGCACGGCGTAGGACGAGATGAACTTCGTCTTCTTCGGCGAGCCGTCCGGATGCGGGACGGTCTCCTTCAGGTAATGGTCGATGTCGAAATATCCGTCGCGGAAGCCCGGGTCGAGCTCGGCGAAGATCACCTTGCCTTCGTAGTGCTTCGAGCTCCCGATGGTGTAGTGCTCCGCGAATTTCTCCGGCGGGAGCTGGGACGCGACGAGCGCGTTGACGGGGTGGACGATGACGTACAGGTGCTTCTCTAGGGTGGGCATAGGGGTTCCTCCACTCATCCCCTAGCAACAAAACGGCCGGGAATTTCAGTACAGCAGGTATTTGGCGCGCCCGGCGTCGAAGGCGCGCCAGCTCGCCTCGTAGGCCGCGAGGATCGCGCCGGGGTGCTCGGAGGACTCGAGGACGGAACGGAAGATGTTCCGGTCGGCCTTCATCGCGGCGCCGCCGGCGCCGGCCCAGGACACCGCGACGATCCGCGACCGGCGCAGCGCGCCGACGGCGTGGACGAAGATGTCGAGGCTGCGGACCTTCTTGCGGTCCACGACGTCCACGCGCACGCCGCGGCAGGGCTTGCCCGCGTAGATGTCCTGGGCCGGGGTCCGATCCTCGACCTGGAACCGCGCTCCTTCCAGCCCCGCCGCGTCCAGGGCGCGGACCATGGCGGCGGCGTCGAGGTCCGGCGCGCCGAACCAGAGGAAAGGCTCGTCCGTGCCGCGGCCGACGGAGTACGGGCTCGACTCGAAGCCCACGAAGCCGGCGTACAGGATGGCCGCGTCCAGCCCCCGTATGTTCGGCGAGGGGTTGATCCACGGATACGCGGTCTCGTCGTAGAGCGTGGAGCGCGTCCAGCCTTGCAGCGGCACGACGCTGAGCCGGAGCGCGAGCCCCTTCACGGCGGCGTGCAGGCGCGCCATCTCGCCCGGCGTCATGCCGTGGCGGACCGGCACCGGGAAGTAGCCGGTGAAATCGAACGGCGCTTCCAGCACCGGCCCTTCGAGGACCTCTCCGCCCAGCGGGTTGGGGCGGTCGAGGACCACGAACTCGAGGCCGTGCTTGGCCGCCTCCTCCATGCACATCCCCATCGTGCTCAGGTAGGTGTAGGCGCGGGCGCCGACGTCCTGGATGTCGAAGACGAGGACGTCGATCCCCTTCAGCATCTCCGCGGTCGGACGCCGCGTCTTGCCGTACAGGCTGTAGACGGGAAGCCCCGTCACCGGGTCCTTCGTGTCGCCGACGGGGTCGCCGTCGCGGCGGTCGCCCCGGAAGCCGTGCTCGGGGCTGAAGATGGCGACGAGCCGGAGCTTCTTCGAGGCGAAGAGGAGGTCCACCGTGCTGCGTCCCGCGTAGTCGGCGCCGGTGTGGTTGGTGATGACGCCCACGCGCTTGCCGCGCAGGAGCTCGAAGTCCGCGCGCTCGAGCGCGTCGATGCCGGCGAGCAGGGCCGCGGAGGCGGGAGCGGCCGCCGCCAAGAACAGCGCCAGCGCCATCAGGGCTCTCATCGGGTGCACCCTACCAAAGACGAGGACGGTTTCATAGACCAATCCTCAATATCGGCTGTACACTCCGTCTATTTCCCTCGCCCTCGCGGAGGCTTACAATCCGTTCATGACCATCGACATGCTCCACGGGCGGCTCATGGTGAGCGTCGACGAGTTCGCCTCCCAGCTCGCCGCCGGGCGCCCGCTGTTCGTCGCCGGCGACGAGGACCTGCTGCGGCGCCTGCCGAAGGGCGACTGGGTGGGAGGCACCAGCGCCTACTTCATCGGCGAGGAAGGCGGCCTCCATTCGCGCGACCGGCTGAGCTCGGTCGTCGCCCCCGAGTTCGCGACCGGCTTCACGATCAAGGTCTACGACGCCGTCTCCATCGCGGACGT
This genomic interval carries:
- a CDS encoding ComF family protein translates to MGLCWELALDILLPRACAHCREDLRRSDGPLCRACAGALPPPPEPACVRCAGRRGGPSPFCPDCAGRRFACRLIRAAAAHRGPAASLVHAFKFRGSRPAAKAAGRLMAAALTLHPELSGFDALLAVPIHPGRERERGYNQAELLARELAAATGWPLLDALERARAAPPSWRLRKTERRAELAGAYALRDGAAPLVAGRRVLVIDDVAATGTTLEECAAALRAAGAADAAGYAFARAGDFT
- a CDS encoding glycosyltransferase family 39 protein; its protein translation is MNRRWVIPLGMVLAFGWHLALRRHGVGLPLLSDEGEYAYAARVWSEGGLPYRDVFNQKPPMTIAVYRATAALSDSPAAPRFAAMAAVLLTGLALLLLAPKRWSPAARLAAPAAYFVLSTMPVGDFGFPANTEVFAAAFAAWAVWAASRADRRFAALGGVLAGAALMTKQTALWPVLAAGILAAWRGERRWDPKAAAAFALGAAAIPAFWLGYFAARGGLEPFWDCVVAGNMRYAAQADWAAAAEQARFFAVDLGPAFLKGSWPAWALAAFGLRGLEVRWENRGELAAALWLAGGLLAAATGLLLFPHYFLQAAPPLCLAAAYGVERLRGEKTRWAAVAALALVPAAAGGDFYFAKGREAVAKDLLYPSPLLETEALGAWLRERTAPGDPIWVFGSEPALYVYAGRRAATRHDFVYPLTMFPKSPEPLEAELAALRAAKPAFVVYVNQPISTLIGSRLGLAFRDAIREWLAADYRLEGYVPVPREPKPFSFVGARAPDWSAQNRLYVFRRR
- a CDS encoding VIT1/CCC1 transporter family protein — encoded protein: MNEPAESRDLKELHRPSAIRRRLGERRRHSHLGDAVLGGVDGCVTTFAVVAGAAGGGLPDAAIVVLGCANLLADGFSMAAGNYLSVKSRREELLKARREEESHIARIPRGEREEIRQIFRRKGFNGAVLEKIVAVITRDEALWVETMLTEERGLQTEERRPLLAGLATFGAFAAAGSMPLLPFLLPAFPADAELAASAAITAVAFLAIGLMKGLVLRAPLLRSGLETLGVGGAAAGLAFAAGRVIRGLYGG
- a CDS encoding DUF1343 domain-containing protein; translated protein: MRALMALALFLAAAAPASAALLAGIDALERADFELLRGKRVGVITNHTGADYAGRSTVDLLFASKKLRLVAIFSPEHGFRGDRRDGDPVGDTKDPVTGLPVYSLYGKTRRPTAEMLKGIDVLVFDIQDVGARAYTYLSTMGMCMEEAAKHGLEFVVLDRPNPLGGEVLEGPVLEAPFDFTGYFPVPVRHGMTPGEMARLHAAVKGLALRLSVVPLQGWTRSTLYDETAYPWINPSPNIRGLDAAILYAGFVGFESSPYSVGRGTDEPFLWFGAPDLDAAAMVRALDAAGLEGARFQVEDRTPAQDIYAGKPCRGVRVDVVDRKKVRSLDIFVHAVGALRRSRIVAVSWAGAGGAAMKADRNIFRSVLESSEHPGAILAAYEASWRAFDAGRAKYLLY